CCCTATGCCCGCGGCACCCTGGTGGGCCTGACGCGCGGCACCACCCGCGCCCACATCGCCCGCGCCACGCTTGAATCCATCGCGCTGCAAAGCGCCGAACTGCTGACCTGCATGAACGGCGACAGCGGCATCGCGCTGACCGAGCTGCGGGTGGACGGCGGCGCGGCCCGCAACGACCTGCTGATGCAGATGCAGGCCGACCTGCTGGGCGTACCGGTGGTGCGCCCGCGGGTGCCGGAATCGACCGCGCTGGGCGCGGCCGGGCTGGCCGGCCTGGCGGTCGGCTTCTGGTCGGGCCAGGACGAATTCGCCTCCAAGTGGCAGGCCGAACGCACCTTCGAACCGGCCTGGCCGGACTCGGTGCGCGAGGCCCGCATGCGGCGCTGGCGCCAGGCGGTGGAACTCTCCAAGGGCTGGTCCAACACCGCCAAGTGATCGGCGGCCGGGCGGTCCCGCGACCGCCTCGCCCGCCTCAGTGGCGGCTCACGGCCGCCGCCCCTGCGCCTGCATCACCCGCAACGCCACGCGATAGCCGGCGAACACATAGAACGCATTGCTGTTCATCAGCAGCCACGCGCCGGCGCCGCCCAGCAGCGCGACCACCGGGCCGACCGCGCGCATGTCGCCCTGCGACCACGCGATCAACCCCAGTCCGCCCGCGGCGGCCAATGTCAGCGCGGTGCGCTTGAGCAGCACCAACCCCAGGCTGTAGCCGCCCATGAAGGCCACCACGCCGATCGCCAGCACCAGGGCCGTGACGGCGCAGGCCAGCACCAGCGCGAAGGCCGCCAGGGCCGGGCCGGCCGGGCGCAGCAGCAGGCTCAACAGGCCGATGCCGACGCCGATGCCGCCGACCATCGTCAGCACCGCCAGCGCCAGCGGCGACCACAGCCCCGGCGGCGCGGCGCGCGCATCCATCTCGGCGACGAAGCGGTGCATGGCCGCCGACGCATCCGGCGCGCCCGCCGCTTCGCGCAGCGCCGCCTCCAGCCGGCGGCATTGCGCGATCAGCGCATTCAGCCCGGGGCCGGACGGCGCCATCACAGTCTCGTCACGCCCGGGGCGTGTTCGGCCACCGTGTTGCGCAGCGCGGCCATCGCCTCCTGCACGGCGGTGGGCCGGAAGGCATCCTCGCGCCAGTACATGGCCACCGAGCCGAAGCCCGACAGCCGCACCGGGATGATGCGCATCGCCTTCATCTGCGTGAAGCGCAGCGCGGCGCGATGCGAGGCCACGCCGATCATGTCGCTGTTGTTGATCAGGGTGAGGTTGATGGTGACTGAATTGGATTCGACGTGGTCGGCCGGCGGCGCCTGGCCGGCCGCGGCCAGCGCGGCGTCGACCGCGTTGCGGATCGGCGTGCCCTTGGGCCACAGGATCCAGCGGTACGACAGCAGCTCTGGCCAGCCCGGCTGCTCCCGCGCGAACAGCGGATGGCGCGGCCGCGCCACCAGGTGGATCGGCTCCAGGTACAGCGCTTCGAAGCGGATCGCCGGGTCATGGTGCTCGGGCGCCGAGCGGCCCACCACGATGTCCAGGTCGCCCTGCGCCAGTTGCGCCAGCAGGCGGTCGGTGGTGCCTTCCACCAGTTTCACGCGGGCCTGCGGCATGCGTTCGAGCAGCTTCATCACCGCCAGCGGCACGGTGTCCGACGCCGACGCGCCCGAGGCGCCGATCACCACCCGGCCGCCGCCGCCCTCGCGCAGCGCGGCCATGTCGGCGCTGGCGCGGTCCAGCTGCGCCTCGACCCGCTGCGCGTGCGCGATCAGCACGTCGCCGTGCGGCGTCGGCCGCAGGCCGCGGGCATGGCGCTCGAACAGCGGCAGGCCGATGTCGTCTTCCAGATCCTTCAGCCATTTCGACAACCCCGGCTGGGTCGTGTTGAGCATCGCGGCCGAATGGCTGATGTTGCGGGTCTGGGCCAGGCTGAGGAGCATTTTCAGGTTGCGCAGGCGCAACCGGTGAGTCCAGTCCATGGGGCCCTCTTGTCTCTTATCCATATGGTTATTGGTATGGATAATAAGATAATTTCATTTCAAAACACATAGCTCGTTCCGCATAATCGTCTCCATATCGTGACCCGCCGCGCCCGCCGCGACGGGCCAACAGAAGCCGGCCCCGACGCCGGCCCCCAGGAGACAGACATGCCCGACGGTCCCCCCCCCGGCGCGGATCGCGCCGCCTATTACGCGCGCATCGCCCAGAAGCACATGGCCCCGCTGTGGGAGTCGCTGCACAACCTGGTGCCGCGCCAGCCCGCGCCGCGCTGCGTGCCGGCGATCTGGAGATACGACGACGTGCGCGACGACGTGCTGGCCTCTGGCTCGCTCATCACCGCCGAGGAAGCGGTGCGGCGCGTGCTGATCCTGGAGAACCCGGGCCTGCCCGGCCAGGCCAGCATCACGCAGAGCCTGTACGCCGGCCTGCAACTGATCCTGCCGGGCGAGATCGCGCCCAGCCATCGCCACACCCAGTCGGCCCTGCGCTTCATCGTCGAAGGCCGCGGCGCCTACACCGCCGTCAACGGCGAGCGCACCACCATGCATCCGGGCGACTTCATCATCACGCCGTCCTGGACCTGGCACGACCACGGCAACGCCGAGGCCGTCGATGGCGGCGAACCGGTGGTCTGGCTCGACGGCCTGGACATCCCGCTGCTGCGCTTCCTGGATGCCGGCTTCGCCGAGAACTATCCGTCCGCCACCCAGCCCGTCACGCGGCCGGAAGGCGACAGCATGGCGCGCTACGGCCACAACATGGCGCCGGTGCGCCACCGCGCCGCCAGCGGCACCTCGCCGATCTTCAACTATCCCTATGAGCGCAGCCGCGAGGCGCTGGACGCGCTCTACCGCCACGG
The window above is part of the Achromobacter deleyi genome. Proteins encoded here:
- a CDS encoding LysR family transcriptional regulator, which codes for MDWTHRLRLRNLKMLLSLAQTRNISHSAAMLNTTQPGLSKWLKDLEDDIGLPLFERHARGLRPTPHGDVLIAHAQRVEAQLDRASADMAALREGGGGRVVIGASGASASDTVPLAVMKLLERMPQARVKLVEGTTDRLLAQLAQGDLDIVVGRSAPEHHDPAIRFEALYLEPIHLVARPRHPLFAREQPGWPELLSYRWILWPKGTPIRNAVDAALAAAGQAPPADHVESNSVTINLTLINNSDMIGVASHRAALRFTQMKAMRIIPVRLSGFGSVAMYWREDAFRPTAVQEAMAALRNTVAEHAPGVTRL
- the gtdA gene encoding gentisate 1,2-dioxygenase, coding for MPDGPPPGADRAAYYARIAQKHMAPLWESLHNLVPRQPAPRCVPAIWRYDDVRDDVLASGSLITAEEAVRRVLILENPGLPGQASITQSLYAGLQLILPGEIAPSHRHTQSALRFIVEGRGAYTAVNGERTTMHPGDFIITPSWTWHDHGNAEAVDGGEPVVWLDGLDIPLLRFLDAGFAENYPSATQPVTRPEGDSMARYGHNMAPVRHRAASGTSPIFNYPYERSREALDALYRHGELDPWDGVKLRYLNPATGGYPMPTMATFMQLLPAGFQGKAYRSTDSTVYSVVEGRGIARIGDAEFHFGPRDVFVAPSWLPVQLAALEDATLFSYSDRPVQDALGLWREERIA